In a single window of the Halodesulfovibrio sp. MK-HDV genome:
- a CDS encoding flavodoxin family protein, with the protein MKKVVSILGSPRIKGSSSRIAASFTEEAKRLGADIEIFPLNSMKYRGCQGCEACHTKLDHCAFEDDGKKALDSMRTADVVVFASPVYMGDTSGQFKLLMDRTWSHVAVDYSKDYPFVNRIPEGKVAVLILSQASDENTHLDVVERYTETLAMLGFDVKVLRATGQSMEVENDVSVIEAEASALARMLCEASNG; encoded by the coding sequence ATGAAAAAAGTAGTAAGCATTCTCGGAAGTCCACGAATCAAAGGATCAAGCAGCCGGATTGCGGCTTCTTTTACAGAAGAGGCAAAACGTTTGGGTGCCGATATTGAGATTTTTCCTTTGAACAGTATGAAGTACCGCGGCTGTCAGGGATGTGAGGCGTGCCACACTAAGCTTGATCATTGTGCATTTGAAGATGACGGAAAAAAAGCTTTAGATTCCATGCGTACCGCTGATGTTGTGGTGTTTGCCAGTCCAGTTTACATGGGCGACACCTCAGGTCAGTTTAAATTGCTTATGGATCGTACGTGGTCGCATGTGGCGGTCGATTATTCCAAGGATTATCCTTTTGTGAATCGCATTCCTGAGGGGAAAGTTGCCGTGCTCATTTTAAGTCAGGCAAGTGATGAAAATACACATCTTGATGTTGTTGAAAGGTATACAGAAACATTAGCAATGCTTGGGTTTGACGTAAAAGTGCTTCGGGCAACCGGGCAGTCGATGGAAGTTGAGAACGATGTCTCAGTAATAGAAGCTGAAGCCTCTGCACTTGCCAGAATGTTGTGTGAGGCAAGCAACGGTTAG
- a CDS encoding sensor domain-containing diguanylate cyclase — MQRKDNVKIFGTAILCICMTLISISLVEVLIRRDTEHETALIHDTLLNTGALIGQEIQRNLSYGIVVTETLHALLESNHYQVANFSKWGERLFALDSGASSIQLAPNGVVSYIYPLKGNERALGHDLLLDKRRDDGANLAIQSREITFVGPLKLIQNGKYAVIARKPVFRKVDGVDTFWGFTIAILLVEDVLPDRVRQLEKQGLYITLEGENPDSQDPAVLFSSEKWVEGNDVAMTIEVPNGTWTLKLGHDPITNKYYSLSRIFAAFFSITISIYIFVQQCMMSVKQEEISFLNERLMELSLKDELTGVGNRRAGMQALERGIQKSKYTKKTLSVLMLDIDLFKEVNDQHGHPAGDHLLKHSVFCLNASAQRCNSVFRIGGDEFLMHLPEMGLDECMDVADAIQKFVEKMPCEYGGTELPMSFSIGLAEHHPDETIDSLLHRVDIKLYEAKNAGRNMIKY; from the coding sequence ATGCAGAGAAAAGATAATGTTAAGATATTTGGCACTGCGATTCTCTGTATCTGCATGACATTGATTTCGATAAGTCTTGTCGAAGTGCTTATCCGTCGGGATACAGAGCATGAAACAGCACTTATCCATGATACCCTCCTTAATACAGGCGCTTTGATCGGTCAGGAAATTCAACGCAATCTTTCCTACGGTATTGTTGTCACTGAAACACTTCATGCTCTTCTTGAATCTAATCACTATCAGGTTGCGAATTTCTCCAAATGGGGTGAGCGGTTGTTCGCTCTTGACTCTGGTGCCAGTTCTATTCAACTCGCACCAAATGGTGTTGTGTCTTACATATATCCGTTGAAAGGGAATGAGCGTGCTCTCGGGCATGACTTATTGCTTGATAAAAGACGTGATGACGGTGCCAACCTTGCAATACAGAGTCGTGAGATTACTTTTGTTGGTCCCTTAAAGCTTATCCAAAACGGTAAATATGCCGTGATTGCCAGAAAGCCTGTGTTTAGAAAAGTAGACGGTGTAGATACGTTCTGGGGCTTTACCATAGCCATTCTTTTGGTGGAAGATGTGTTGCCGGATAGAGTGCGGCAGTTGGAAAAGCAGGGATTGTATATAACGTTGGAAGGTGAGAACCCTGATTCTCAAGATCCGGCTGTGTTGTTTTCGTCGGAGAAGTGGGTTGAAGGCAATGATGTTGCCATGACTATTGAAGTCCCTAACGGTACTTGGACACTCAAGCTTGGACACGACCCTATAACGAATAAATACTACTCGTTGAGTAGGATTTTTGCAGCATTTTTCTCAATAACAATTTCGATCTATATTTTTGTTCAGCAATGCATGATGAGCGTAAAGCAGGAAGAAATTTCTTTTCTGAATGAGCGCCTCATGGAATTGTCCTTAAAGGATGAACTGACAGGTGTTGGAAACCGCAGGGCTGGCATGCAAGCGCTGGAACGTGGAATTCAAAAGTCAAAATATACGAAAAAGACATTGTCAGTCCTCATGCTTGATATTGACCTGTTCAAAGAGGTTAATGACCAACACGGACATCCGGCAGGTGATCATCTTCTAAAGCATTCTGTCTTTTGTCTTAATGCGTCAGCACAGCGGTGTAATTCTGTGTTCAGGATAGGTGGAGATGAATTTCTTATGCATCTTCCTGAGATGGGATTGGATGAATGCATGGATGTTGCCGATGCCATTCAAAAGTTTGTGGAGAAGATGCCTTGCGAATATGGGGGAACTGAATTGCCCATGAGCTTTTCAATCGGTCTTGCGGAGCATCATCCTGACGAGACAATTGATTCCTTGTTGCACCGCGTGGACATAAAGCTTTACGAAGCAAAGAACGCCGGTAGGAATATGATAAAATATTAA
- a CDS encoding DMT family transporter has protein sequence MHSEYMKGLLLTALGVLVLSFDSLMIRLIGAQSFDLLFWRGLLLSLMVFLWCRYSLPKQPILSFDRALIRSALLFTVSTICFVSAISLTSVTNVLVMISTQPLFAAVFGRIFLKENPPPITWVAIFVSMIGISWVLLDSWHSPNIIGDVIGLGCSIALAGKFVSDRAAGTRDMTPGLILSGAITACISGAAGQPMEIINNGWGWMLLHCIIIVPISFVLITLGPKRIPAAEVGMLMLLETAIGPLWIWLCLNEMPSQRAVEGGTLVVGTLLLHGLVKWRTSQPQVATSN, from the coding sequence ATGCATTCTGAATATATGAAAGGCCTACTCCTGACCGCATTAGGCGTGCTTGTACTGAGCTTCGATTCTCTTATGATCCGGCTCATAGGAGCACAATCGTTTGACCTGCTCTTCTGGCGAGGGCTTCTCTTAAGCCTTATGGTTTTCCTCTGGTGCCGATACAGCCTCCCAAAGCAGCCTATTTTATCATTCGACCGTGCTTTGATCAGATCGGCACTGCTCTTTACTGTCAGCACTATTTGTTTTGTTTCTGCCATTTCACTAACATCAGTAACAAACGTCTTGGTTATGATCAGTACCCAGCCGCTGTTTGCGGCAGTCTTTGGACGGATTTTTCTTAAAGAAAACCCGCCGCCCATAACATGGGTAGCCATTTTTGTATCAATGATAGGAATATCGTGGGTACTTTTAGATTCATGGCACAGCCCTAACATTATCGGTGACGTAATCGGGCTGGGATGCAGCATTGCTTTAGCAGGTAAGTTTGTAAGCGATCGTGCGGCCGGTACGAGAGACATGACGCCCGGTCTTATTCTTTCGGGAGCTATTACAGCATGTATCAGCGGTGCTGCGGGACAGCCGATGGAAATTATCAATAACGGATGGGGATGGATGCTCCTGCATTGCATCATCATCGTTCCAATATCGTTCGTCCTCATAACCTTAGGCCCTAAACGCATTCCGGCAGCAGAAGTAGGCATGCTGATGCTTTTAGAAACAGCAATAGGCCCGCTATGGATATGGCTCTGCCTTAACGAAATGCCGAGCCAGAGAGCTGTCGAAGGGGGCACTCTGGTTGTGGGAACACTCTTACTCCACGGCCTTGTTAAATGGCGAACCAGCCAGCCCCAAGTTGCAACGTCGAATTAA
- a CDS encoding DUF134 domain-containing protein: MPHVVFYKPQGIPMMDLTTLEISVDEFEALQLIDAEGFLQEEAATQMGVSRPTLGRILAGARKTVATALSNGCAIRVEGGDYKFEADLQAKNETGQPCCSGGKQTER, translated from the coding sequence ATGCCCCATGTGGTGTTTTACAAGCCGCAGGGAATTCCGATGATGGACTTAACAACATTAGAGATATCTGTAGATGAGTTTGAAGCACTACAGTTGATCGATGCCGAAGGGTTTTTGCAAGAAGAAGCTGCCACACAAATGGGTGTTTCCCGTCCTACACTCGGACGCATTTTAGCAGGAGCACGAAAAACAGTTGCGACTGCCCTTTCAAACGGATGCGCCATTCGAGTTGAAGGTGGAGACTATAAATTTGAAGCAGACTTACAAGCTAAGAACGAAACAGGACAGCCTTGTTGTTCTGGTGGTAAGCAAACAGAGAGGTAA
- a CDS encoding NifB/NifX family molybdenum-iron cluster-binding protein: MESIKIAISTNGPTLDDTVNPRFGRAPGFLIVDSQSLEFTYLDNGLSQTMSQGAGIQAAQNVAGSGAQVVLTGYVGPKAFTALEAAKVQIGQDVENMTVRKAVEEFNSGNITIASTPNSQGKSGMSGGAAQSTQQAQPTQPAQGAGQGAGRGQGGGGRGQGGQGGGRCGGQGGGQGGGRKGGGRF; this comes from the coding sequence ATGGAATCAATTAAAATAGCAATCAGCACCAATGGCCCAACACTTGATGATACTGTTAACCCTCGTTTCGGACGAGCGCCTGGTTTTTTGATTGTAGATTCTCAGAGCCTTGAGTTTACTTACTTGGATAATGGTCTTTCACAGACAATGTCTCAAGGGGCAGGCATTCAGGCTGCTCAGAATGTAGCAGGTAGCGGCGCACAGGTTGTGCTTACCGGTTATGTTGGTCCTAAAGCCTTTACAGCACTTGAAGCAGCGAAAGTTCAGATTGGACAGGACGTTGAAAACATGACTGTGCGTAAAGCAGTAGAAGAATTTAACAGTGGCAATATCACTATTGCTTCCACACCTAACTCTCAGGGCAAAAGTGGAATGAGCGGCGGGGCTGCTCAGTCTACTCAGCAGGCTCAACCTACTCAACCGGCTCAGGGAGCTGGTCAGGGTGCCGGTCGCGGACAGGGCGGCGGCGGACGTGGTCAGGGTGGCCAAGGCGGCGGACGTTGTGGCGGCCAAGGTGGCGGTCAGGGCGGCGGCCGTAAAGGCGGAGGTCGTTTCTAG
- a CDS encoding P-loop NTPase yields MIIAVASGKGGTGKTTVTAALAANWKTPVAAVDLDVEEPNLHLFLHPSITGTEKGYIEIPEADERMCTSCGACAELCQFKAIALIGDTLLTFPEMCHGCGGCIAVCPTGALTESSRELGELCHGTSGDIAFHMGRLRIGEAMCPPLMKLVKNEVFSSYENDSRDVILDSPPGASCPAICAVADADCVVLVTEPTPFGFYDFKIAYEAFSVFNKPTGVVVNKAGIGDMQVYAFCEEHNIPIWAEIPYDRGIAEAYSMGSVITEAVPSLKPVFEELTRSIQESVHA; encoded by the coding sequence GTGATTATTGCAGTGGCTAGCGGCAAAGGCGGTACTGGTAAAACAACAGTTACAGCTGCATTGGCAGCGAACTGGAAAACCCCCGTTGCTGCGGTTGATCTGGATGTTGAAGAGCCTAATCTTCATCTATTTTTACATCCTAGCATCACCGGAACAGAAAAAGGTTATATCGAAATTCCCGAAGCAGACGAGAGGATGTGCACCTCTTGTGGTGCCTGTGCTGAGTTGTGCCAGTTTAAGGCAATTGCATTAATTGGGGATACGTTATTAACATTTCCTGAAATGTGTCATGGTTGTGGCGGTTGTATTGCTGTGTGTCCAACCGGTGCATTAACAGAGAGTTCTCGCGAATTGGGCGAGCTGTGCCATGGCACTTCCGGTGATATTGCGTTCCATATGGGTCGACTTCGCATCGGTGAGGCGATGTGTCCTCCACTAATGAAGTTGGTTAAGAACGAAGTCTTCTCATCCTATGAGAATGACTCTCGTGACGTTATACTAGATTCTCCTCCCGGTGCGAGTTGCCCTGCGATTTGCGCAGTGGCAGATGCGGACTGCGTAGTACTGGTAACGGAGCCGACCCCATTTGGATTTTACGATTTTAAAATTGCTTACGAAGCCTTTTCTGTTTTCAACAAGCCAACGGGTGTTGTTGTAAACAAAGCTGGCATCGGCGACATGCAGGTTTATGCCTTCTGTGAAGAACACAATATCCCTATCTGGGCGGAAATTCCGTACGATAGAGGCATTGCAGAAGCGTATTCTATGGGATCAGTAATTACAGAAGCTGTTCCTTCACTTAAACCTGTGTTCGAAGAGCTGACCCGTTCTATTCAGGAGTCCGTCCATGCATGA
- a CDS encoding 4Fe-4S dicluster-binding protein, giving the protein MHEILVISGKGGAGKTSVTGAFAHLSDNAILCDLDVDAPDFHLLSQPEKYQTHEFWSGYEAHIRQDDCMQCGDCLERCRFDAIKEEDGLYTVDPIKCEGCKVCVALCPGDAIDFNLKKCGEWYRSHTRFGQLVHAQLYPGEENSGRLVALLKDEARKTAKEYGYEIMLADGAPGIGCPVISSLSGTDLAVFVTEPTPSGLHDLERVAALCDHFRVKGCVVINKYDLNTDMTEKIESFCEQKGYPVAGRVPHSNAVTAAMVERKTVTEYDSSMYTDFAGIWNNVLSQL; this is encoded by the coding sequence ATGCATGAGATTCTCGTAATCAGCGGTAAGGGCGGAGCTGGTAAAACATCAGTTACCGGTGCCTTTGCCCACCTTTCAGACAATGCAATCCTTTGCGATCTGGATGTTGATGCACCGGATTTCCATCTTCTCAGCCAGCCTGAAAAGTATCAGACTCATGAGTTCTGGTCCGGTTATGAAGCTCATATCCGTCAGGACGATTGTATGCAATGCGGTGACTGTTTAGAACGTTGTCGTTTTGATGCAATCAAAGAAGAAGATGGGCTGTATACAGTTGACCCGATCAAGTGCGAAGGCTGTAAAGTCTGCGTTGCTTTGTGTCCGGGTGACGCTATTGATTTTAATTTAAAAAAATGTGGCGAATGGTACAGATCACATACCCGTTTCGGGCAGTTGGTTCATGCACAGTTGTATCCCGGAGAAGAAAACTCCGGCAGACTGGTAGCACTGCTGAAAGATGAAGCTCGTAAGACCGCCAAAGAGTATGGCTACGAGATTATGCTTGCAGACGGCGCACCGGGCATCGGCTGTCCTGTTATCAGCTCACTTTCCGGAACTGATCTTGCCGTGTTCGTAACCGAGCCGACTCCATCGGGCCTGCACGATTTAGAACGCGTTGCCGCATTATGTGACCACTTCCGAGTTAAAGGATGTGTGGTCATCAATAAATACGATTTAAATACCGACATGACAGAAAAGATTGAATCATTCTGCGAGCAAAAGGGGTACCCAGTTGCTGGTCGAGTTCCGCATTCCAATGCTGTTACAGCAGCAATGGTGGAGCGTAAGACCGTTACAGAATATGATTCATCTATGTACACTGATTTTGCCGGTATCTGGAACAATGTACTCTCACAGCTGTAA
- a CDS encoding NifB/NifX family molybdenum-iron cluster-binding protein: MSSTLVAVPSAAPGGLEAGVDAHFGHCQMYTLISVENGSIANVEIIPNIPHEQGGCMAPVNYLAGHKVQAIISGGMGMRPLMGFNQVGIEVLHGNGAASVQDAVSAFIAGTLPHFSQEFTCGGGADHSHDTEGCGSH; this comes from the coding sequence ATGTCCTCAACTCTCGTAGCAGTTCCATCTGCAGCACCAGGTGGACTTGAAGCAGGCGTAGACGCACACTTTGGCCATTGCCAGATGTACACCCTTATTTCCGTAGAAAACGGCAGCATTGCTAATGTTGAAATCATTCCTAACATCCCGCATGAGCAGGGTGGCTGTATGGCTCCTGTTAACTACCTTGCAGGCCACAAAGTTCAGGCTATCATTTCCGGTGGCATGGGCATGCGTCCTCTGATGGGCTTTAATCAGGTTGGTATCGAAGTTCTGCACGGCAACGGCGCAGCAAGCGTTCAGGATGCAGTAAGCGCATTCATCGCTGGTACTCTTCCACATTTCTCTCAGGAATTCACTTGTGGCGGCGGCGCAGACCATAGTCACGACACAGAAGGCTGCGGCAGCCACTAG
- a CDS encoding RluA family pseudouridine synthase produces MFETYDASHLSIDVLYADEHCVVVYKPAGLLSVPGKGPEKADCVVSRVREMFPGCIEHPEAHRLDMSTSGILILGLTTEAKRDLSTEFRERRVGKKYEAILDGEVRGDSGTIDLPLRLDWFNSPIRIYDPLQGKRCLTLWEKLDYSDGQTRMSFDLVTGRTHQLRVHSSHKFGLGCPIVGDNLYGTRNPGERLMLHSRYLKIAHPTSGETLEFDRAPDF; encoded by the coding sequence ATGTTTGAAACATATGATGCGTCGCATCTTTCAATAGACGTTTTATACGCAGATGAACATTGCGTAGTAGTATATAAGCCTGCGGGGCTGCTTTCTGTACCCGGAAAAGGGCCGGAAAAAGCTGACTGTGTTGTCAGCCGAGTGCGCGAAATGTTTCCCGGATGTATTGAACATCCAGAAGCGCATCGCCTCGATATGTCTACATCCGGCATTCTGATTCTTGGGCTTACAACTGAAGCCAAGCGCGATTTGTCCACAGAATTTCGTGAACGTCGCGTAGGGAAAAAGTACGAAGCAATTCTTGATGGTGAAGTGCGCGGGGACAGTGGTACAATTGATCTGCCATTGCGTCTGGACTGGTTTAACAGCCCTATTCGCATTTATGATCCACTTCAGGGTAAGCGTTGTCTTACGTTGTGGGAAAAGCTTGATTACTCTGACGGGCAGACTCGAATGTCGTTTGACCTCGTTACAGGGCGTACACATCAGCTTCGTGTGCATTCATCCCATAAATTCGGGCTCGGATGTCCAATCGTCGGGGATAATCTGTACGGCACACGTAACCCCGGTGAACGTCTTATGTTGCACTCTCGTTATTTAAAGATTGCACACCCTACTTCCGGTGAAACTCTTGAATTTGACAGAGCACCTGATTTTTAA
- a CDS encoding NAD(P)/FAD-dependent oxidoreductase → MSEHSSKAKQIVILGGGFAGLWAAKEFGKKDGYQVTVIDRNNYHLFQPLLYQVASAGLEPEQISYPLRGTFRKMLNVDFRMAEVTGLDLKRKVLLSDVGPIHYDGLIIALGSVTSYFGVPGAEEFAFSLKSAEEAIDIRNHILSCFEYAQHEPDPAIREQLLTFAIVGGGPTGVEYAGALAELVHTSLRRDFRGLDKSDVKIMLIEGEDGPLKGFPEKLRSYAKKRLEHLDVHGNYKQHVVQVEADKITLKSGDVISTRTVLWTAGIRGNNVAEKMGMPLGHANRIITTPELNLADNPEVFVAGDLALPMDGDTPVIGPTVAPNAIQQGALAAKNLMNLFDGTKLEPFSYFDKGSLATIGRSSAVVHLGKFKITGFFAWVTWLIVHLLYLIGFRNRIIVFINWSFEYLFFERGVRLIMPKAKDTIPHGKADEYEPSGAEGAALNERSTKEK, encoded by the coding sequence ATGTCAGAACACAGCAGTAAAGCTAAGCAAATTGTTATTCTAGGCGGTGGATTCGCTGGACTCTGGGCCGCAAAAGAGTTCGGAAAAAAAGATGGATACCAAGTTACAGTTATCGACCGTAACAACTATCATCTATTTCAACCTCTGCTTTATCAAGTTGCGTCCGCAGGCCTGGAGCCGGAGCAAATTTCATATCCACTCCGCGGAACCTTCCGTAAAATGCTGAATGTAGATTTCCGCATGGCCGAGGTGACCGGACTTGATTTAAAAAGAAAAGTTCTCCTCAGCGATGTAGGACCTATCCACTATGATGGTCTTATTATCGCTCTCGGCAGCGTGACCAGCTACTTCGGCGTTCCCGGTGCAGAGGAGTTTGCCTTCTCGCTCAAAAGTGCGGAAGAAGCCATCGACATCCGTAACCATATTCTTTCCTGCTTCGAATACGCACAGCACGAGCCAGACCCTGCAATACGGGAACAACTGCTCACCTTTGCGATTGTAGGCGGCGGCCCAACAGGCGTTGAATACGCGGGCGCTCTTGCCGAACTAGTGCACACTTCACTGCGCAGAGATTTTAGAGGACTCGATAAGAGTGATGTAAAAATCATGCTCATCGAGGGAGAAGACGGCCCTCTTAAAGGCTTTCCTGAAAAATTACGCAGCTACGCAAAAAAAAGACTTGAGCATCTTGATGTGCACGGCAACTACAAACAGCATGTGGTGCAGGTTGAAGCGGACAAAATCACCCTGAAATCCGGTGATGTCATTTCCACACGAACAGTCCTTTGGACAGCCGGTATTCGCGGCAACAATGTTGCCGAAAAAATGGGGATGCCGCTAGGACATGCAAACCGCATTATAACAACACCTGAGCTTAATCTCGCAGATAACCCTGAGGTATTTGTTGCCGGAGACCTTGCGTTACCGATGGATGGAGACACTCCAGTCATTGGCCCGACTGTTGCCCCAAACGCAATTCAGCAGGGCGCACTGGCAGCCAAAAACCTCATGAATCTTTTTGATGGTACAAAGCTTGAGCCGTTCTCCTACTTCGACAAAGGCTCACTTGCCACCATCGGGCGATCCAGCGCAGTTGTTCATCTTGGAAAATTCAAGATCACAGGCTTCTTCGCATGGGTGACATGGCTCATTGTTCACCTGCTGTATCTTATTGGGTTCCGTAACCGCATCATTGTATTTATTAACTGGTCGTTCGAGTATCTCTTTTTCGAACGCGGTGTACGGCTCATTATGCCAAAAGCAAAAGATACAATTCCGCACGGAAAAGCTGATGAGTATGAACCTTCAGGCGCCGAGGGCGCGGCATTGAACGAACGCTCTACAAAAGAAAAATGA
- a CDS encoding HDOD domain-containing protein: protein MGKLSIDLLQSGMVLQDEVRGMKGKRLFPAGVELDEQKITILKAWGVVEADIIGGTRESSRQAQLEKESVADEAQLLAKRYVTQAFRGQEAGSSFMRQFKVQCIKRTTKAIRSRNFSVMTAENMRDLYDQAAKSTLRPGMVTPQDLVETQLELVSFPDIYYEIVRELEFPFTTSRRLAGIVSKDTGLAARILKLVNSPFYGFPSRIESIERALTILGSNELTTLTLGLSVVHIFSGVPDTVFNVQDFWEYAISCGILSRLLGAHCTDLMEERLFVGGLLQPVGMLLMISYDPASMCKAVLLSRKKGVSLPVAERAVFGFNHAEVGAALLESWNIPETLTNIVRHCYTPLSSPLPTDSGIVHLATIMATGLRRKDFCTFHLPDFFSATLDETKISPSVLAPILSQYDRQFADTLEILTDGM from the coding sequence GTGGGAAAACTCAGTATTGACCTGCTTCAATCCGGTATGGTGCTTCAAGACGAAGTTCGGGGGATGAAGGGAAAACGTCTGTTTCCTGCCGGTGTAGAGCTGGATGAACAAAAGATTACAATTCTTAAAGCATGGGGAGTGGTAGAGGCCGATATAATAGGGGGTACACGCGAAAGTTCACGTCAGGCTCAGCTGGAAAAAGAGTCTGTTGCGGATGAAGCGCAATTACTTGCCAAACGGTATGTTACACAGGCATTCCGCGGGCAGGAAGCTGGTTCTAGCTTTATGCGCCAGTTTAAAGTTCAGTGTATAAAGCGCACAACGAAGGCTATACGCAGCCGAAATTTTTCTGTGATGACAGCGGAGAACATGCGTGATCTATACGATCAGGCAGCAAAGAGTACTCTGCGTCCGGGTATGGTTACGCCTCAGGATCTTGTTGAAACACAACTGGAGCTGGTATCGTTTCCGGATATTTATTATGAGATTGTTCGTGAATTGGAGTTTCCGTTCACGACATCACGTAGGCTTGCTGGTATCGTGTCTAAAGATACCGGACTTGCCGCCCGCATTTTGAAACTGGTTAACAGCCCGTTTTATGGGTTTCCATCCCGTATCGAAAGCATTGAACGTGCGTTGACAATTCTTGGTTCTAACGAACTGACGACACTGACCTTGGGGCTGAGTGTTGTACACATCTTCTCCGGGGTTCCGGATACTGTCTTTAACGTTCAAGACTTTTGGGAATATGCGATTTCCTGTGGTATTCTGTCTCGTCTGCTTGGTGCACACTGCACGGATTTGATGGAAGAACGCTTGTTTGTCGGCGGGTTGCTACAGCCTGTCGGAATGTTGCTTATGATCAGCTATGACCCTGCATCTATGTGTAAGGCCGTACTGCTGAGCCGCAAAAAAGGTGTTTCCCTTCCGGTTGCTGAACGTGCGGTGTTTGGCTTTAACCATGCGGAAGTGGGAGCGGCTTTGTTGGAGTCATGGAATATTCCGGAAACTCTGACAAATATTGTTCGTCATTGCTACACGCCTCTGTCGTCACCATTGCCGACAGATTCGGGCATTGTGCATTTGGCAACGATTATGGCGACCGGATTGCGTAGAAAGGATTTCTGCACATTCCATTTGCCGGACTTTTTTTCAGCTACATTGGATGAAACAAAGATTTCTCCTTCTGTGCTCGCGCCTATTCTTTCGCAATATGATAGGCAGTTTGCAGATACTCTGGAGATTTTGACCGACGGTATGTAG